One Malassezia restricta chromosome III, complete sequence DNA segment encodes these proteins:
- a CDS encoding ribonuclease Z — protein MMLVLMAPPPPIEVKFLGTCTSPIMTRNYSSLLVKLGHDTVMIDCGEGTQRQLILPHVQAGVKLSNIRTILITHLHPDHILGLTPLIFSMMGLSSAPGKDDRPRLELVGPLGLRAFLRTTLSITYATLNSCFVVHELLWPSQPAYPHHPSGSFIYTEEDIYLPPDVRGQTRTLPCMPPHANELPGRDIRMDESTGTWPRILQLGNVWISAAPITHRCPTVGYVFEEAPTASKSVSPRDLAILDSNAEALFDLYQIRHPRSLLSRVLKARETLTLPDGHVLVPPPLDRPGRKLCILGDTSDATAGLEDKGMLALARDADLLVHECTYAYMREKDVLAAPSPEHAQLLQQLLLAEGEAEPRALSRGHSVPRIAGSFAGLIRARHVVFNHFSARLPAPHTMSHAPLTSTDQLRPDARLAESEQWFHVMREIERQVTEFWHASLPEDVRAHMGDRRAVAAYDGLAYILPPLSP, from the exons ATGATGCTTGTTCTCatggcaccgccgcctcctATCGAGGTCAAGTTCCTGGGCACATGTACGTCCCCGATCATGACGCGGAACTACTCGAG CCTGTTGGTCAAGTTGGGTCATGATACCGTGATGAT CGACTGTGGTGAAGGCACACAGCGACAGCTCATTCTCCCCCATGTTCAGGCAGGTGTGAAACTCTCGAATATACGCACGATTCTCATCACACATTTGCATCCTGATC ATATTCTCGGCTTGACACCGCTGATTTTTAGTATGATGGGTCTCAGTTCGGCGCCAGGCAAAGATGACAGGCCGCGCCTCGAACTCGTTGGACCTTTGGGACTGCGTGCATTtctgcgcacgacgcttTCAATTACGTACGCGACGCTGAACAGCTGTttcgtcgtgcacgagcttCTGTGGCCTTCACAGCCGGCTTATCCACATCACCCGAGCGGCTCGTTTATCTACACAGAAGAGGACATCTATCTCCCCCCAGATGTGCGCGGCCAAACACGCACTTTGCCGTGTATGCCACCGCATGCAAATGAGCTACCCGGGCGTGATATCCGCATGGACGAGTCGACAGGCACATGGCCTCGGATTCTGCAGTTGGGCAACGTGTGGATCAGTGCAGCCCCCATTACACACAGGTGCCCAACGGTGGGATACGTATTCGAAGAAGCACCCACGGCCTCCAAGTCTGTTTCGCCGCGCGACTTAGCCATCCTCGATTCGAATGCTGAGGCGCTCTTTGACCTGTATCAAATTCGCCATCCACGCTCGCTGCTCTCGCGCGTTCTGAAAGCACGCGAAACACTGACACTACCAGACGGTCATGTTTTGGTGCCGCCACCACTTGACAGGCCAGGTCGCAAACTCTGCATTCTCGGTGACACGAGCGATGCTACGGCTGGACTCGAAGATAAAGGCATGCTCGCATTGgctcgcgatgccgacTTGCTTGTGCATGAATGCACGTACGCCTACATGCGAGAGAAGGATGTCTTGGCTGCCCCGTCCCCCGAGCATGCAcagctcctgcagcagctcctgctAGCGGAAGGCGAGGCAGAGCCGCGTGCCCTTTCACGAGGTCATTCAGTGCCGCGCATTGCTGGTTCTTTCGCAGGGCTCATCCGGGCACGGCATGTCGTCTTCAACCACTTTTCCGCTCGCCTACCTGCACCACATACCATGTCACATGCTCCACTTACAAGCACGGACCAACTGCGTCCAGACGCACGCCTGGCAGAGTCAGAGCAGTGGTTCCATGTGATGCGCGAGATAGAGCGCCAAGTTACTGAGTTTTGGCACGCTTCTCTCCCAGAAGATGTGCGTGCTCACATGGGAGACCGCCGTGCCGTAGCTGCCTACGATGGCCTAGCCTACATTCTGCCGCCCTTGTCGCCATAA
- a CDS encoding serine/threonine-protein kinase PRP4, which translates to MSQKRKAGDEEYDDYFVQREQEESRLAELRKRRREKLAQLAPPVPPPAPPPMPEPEAPPRQAPEAPPEPLDDMFDVDNTAWSGREEPAKAPEQQAWSGTEDFGGAEGAAGLHDNWDDPDGYYRVMLGEKLQQRYQIFAILGRGIFATVVRARDLQQNGREVAIKIARRQETMHKAGMREISILQRLSEADPDNKMFIVHFFTHFEHRGHLCMVFESLGLNLREIVKRFGKDVGLNLQAVKTYTKQMLLALALLREKQFVHADIKPDNILVNEAKTIAKLADFGSASTASEMEITPYLVSRFYRAPEIILGQPHGCEMDMWSMACTIYELATGHILFPGKNNNHMLLLMQKLRGKPLVKQLKKCEFALQHFEDYHTFLSTEVDTTTGESIVRRVNTTHPTEDLRAKMLPGGTAKHMRPEELRQTQLLIDLLHRMLEWDPSKRITPLDALQHAFVQ; encoded by the coding sequence ATGAGCCAAAAGCGTAAGGCGGGGGACGAAGAGTATGACGACTATTTTGTGCAGAGAGAGCAGGAGGAAAGTCGTCTAGCTGAGCTACGCAAAAGGCGCCGTGAGAAACTGGCACAGCTGGCGCCTCCCGTGCCGCCACCTGCTccgccgccgatgccaGAGCCTGAAGCGCCCCCCCGCCAAGCGCCTGAAGCGCCCCCCGAGCCACTGGATGATATGTTTGATGTAGACAATACGGCATGGTCCGGACGTGAAGAGCCTGCGAAAGCGCCGGAGCAGCAGGCTTGGAGTGGGACGGAAGATTTTGGTGGCGCCGAgggcgccgctggactGCACGACAATTGGGACGACCCGGATGGATACTATCGCGTCATGCTGGGCGAAAagctccagcagcgatATCAGATCTTCGCCATTTTAGGGCGCGGTATATTTGCCACGGTCGTTCGTGCGCGCGACTTGCAGCAGAACGGTCGCGAAGTCGCTATCAAAATCGCGCGGAGGCAGGAGACCATGCACAAGGCAGGAATGAGGGAGATCAGTATTTTGCAACGCTTATCTGAAGCGGATCCAGATAACAAGATGTTCATCGTGCATTTTTTCACTCACTTTGAGCACCGGGGTCACCTGTGTATGGTGTTTGAGTCCTTAGGACTCAATCTGCGCGAGATTGTCAAGCGATTTGGCAAGGATGTAGGTCTGAATCTACAAGCGGTGAAGACATATACGAAACAAATGCTGCTGGCCTTGGCCTTGCTTAGGGAAAAACAATTCGTGCATGCGGATATAAAACCAGACAACATCCTCGTGAATGAGGCCAAGACCATTGCCAAGCTTGCCGACTTTGGTTCGGCCTCCACCGCATCCGAGATGGAGATTACGCCGTACCTCGTGAGCCGATTTTACCGTGCCCCTGAAATCATCCTCGGGCAGCCGCACGGATGCGAAATGGACATGTggtccatggcctgcaCCATCTACGAACTCGCCACCGGGCACATTCTTTTCCCAGGGAAAAATAACAATCACATGCTCTTGTTAATGCAGAAGCTACGTGGAAAGCCGCTTGTCAAGCAGCTCAAAAAATGTGAATTTGCCTTGCAACACTTTGAAGACTATCATACCTTCTTGTCCACTGAAGTCGATACCACCACAGGCGAGTCGATCGTGAGGCGCGTGAATACCACACACCCTACCGAAGACTTGCGTGCCAAGATGCTTCCAGGTGGAACAGCCAAACACATGCGCCCTGAAGAACTTCGGCAGACGCAGCTCCTCATCGATTTACTCCACCGCATGTTGGAATGGGATCCATCCAAGCGTATCAcgccgctcgacgcgctccagcaCGCGTTTGTCCAATAG
- a CDS encoding ATP-dependent RNA helicase DDX5/DBP2 produces the protein MSYGGYNGSNDAGSGGYRGGYGGGYRGGYGGGQGGGYGGGYGGGYGSGYGGGYGGGYGGGYGGGYGGGYGGGYGGGYGGGYSGEELGAGLNKATWSEADLVPFEKNFYKEDPRVTERSDEQVAEFRRAKEITLRGSNVPKPVMTFDETGYPDYIMREINKLGFTEPSPIQSQAWPLAMSGRDLVAIAETGSGKTIGFALPSFVHIKAQPPLQYGDGPIALILAPTRELAVQIQNECSRFGSPCRVRTASVYGGVPKGPQIRALQRGAEIVIATPGRLIDMLAIGKTNLRRVTYLVMDEADRMLDMGFEPQIRKIVEQIRPDRQTLMFSATWPKEVQRMAADFLNDYVQVNIGSMELTANRNVKQVIEMCSEFDKRGRLIKHLEQISQENGKVIIFANTKRGADDLTKFMRQDGWPALAIHGDKQQDERDWVLREFKSGNSPIMVATAVASRGLDVKDISYVINYDFPTNTEDYVHQIGRTGRAGRKGVAVTFFTSENAKSARELVGLLRDAEQEIPPELQEMVRYSGGGGGGGYRGRGGRGRGRGRGGGFGGRRFGPRSSGANNIQVGSRW, from the exons ATGTCCTACGGTGGATACAACGGCTCGAATGACGCTGGTAGCGGCGGTTACCGTGGTGGATACGGTGGCGGCTACCGTGGTGGATATGGCGGTGGCCAGGGTGGTGGCTACGGCGGTGGCTACGGTGGTGGCTACGGTAGTGGCTACGGCGGTGGCTACGGCGGTGGCTACGGCGGTGGTTACGGTGGTGGCTACGGCGGTGGCTACGGTGGTGGCTATGGCGGTGGCTATGGCGGCGGATATAGCGGCGAAGAACTGGGTGCGGGCCTCAATAAGGCCACTTGGTCTGAGGCGGATCTCGTGCCATTTGAGAAAAACTTTTACAAGGAGGATCCGCGTGTAACTGAGCGTTCTGACGAGCAGGTCGCTGAGTTTCGCCGAGCCAAGGAGATCACGCTCCGTGGCTCCAATGTGCCCAAGCCTGTGATGACCTTTGACGAGACTGGATACCCCGACTACATCATGCGTGAAATTAACAAGCTTGGATTTACGGAGCCTTCGCCGATTCAGTCACAGGCCTGGCCTCTGGCGATGAGTGGTCGTGACCTTGTGGCGATTGCCGAGACAGGTTCGGGCAAGACGATTGGCTTTGCCCTGCCGAGTTTTGTTCATATCAaggcgcagccgccgtTGCAATATGGCGACGGTCCCATTGCGCTGATTCTTGCGCCGACGCGTGAATTGGCCGTGCAGATCCAGAACGAGTGCAGTCGCTTTGGCTCGCCGTGCCGtgtgcgcacggcctcggtGTATGGTGGTGTGCCCAAGGGACCGCAGATCCGTGCATTGCAGCGTGGTGCCGAGATTGTGATTGCGACGCCAGGACGCTTGATTGACATGTTGGCGATTGGCAAGACGAATCTGCGCCGTGTGACGTATCTGGTGATGGATGAGGCGGACCGTATGCTGGATATGGGCTTTGAGCCGCAGATTCGCAAGATTGTCGAGCAGATTCGCCCTGATCGCCAGACGCTCATGTTctcggcgacgtggcctAAAGaagtgcagcgcatggccgccgaCTTTTTGAACGACTATGTGCAAGTCAACATTGGCTCGATGGAATTGACGGCCAATCGCAACGTGAAGCAGGTGATTGAAATGTGCTCTGAATTTGACAAGCGCGGACGCCTCATCAAGCACCTCGAGCAGATCAGTCAGGAGAACGGCAAGGTGATCATTTTCGCGAACACGAAGCGCGGAGCCGATGATCTGACCAAGTTTATGCGCCAGGATGGCTGGCCTGCCCTGGCGATTCATGGTGATAAGCAGCAAGACGAGCGTGATTGGGTTTTGAGGGAGTTCAAGTCGGGTAACAGCCCTATTATGGTAGCGACGGCTGTGGCCTCGCGTGGTTTGGATGTCAAGGACATCAGCTATG TGATCAACTACGATTTCCCGACGAACACGGAAGACTATGTCCATCAGATTGGACGTACGGGACGTGCCGGCCGTAAGGGTGTGGCCGTCACGTTCTTCACGAGCGAGAACGCCAAGTCGGCTCGCGAGCTGGTCGGCCTCTTGCGGGACGCCGAGCAGGAGATTCCTCCGGAGCTGCAGGAGATGGTGCGGTAtagcggcggcggcggcggcggtggatACCGCGGtcgtggcggccgtggccgtggccgtggccgtggcggcggctTTGGCGGTCGCCGCTTTGGCCCCCGCAGCTCAGGGGCCAACAATATTCAAGTAGGTTCGCGGTGGTAA
- a CDS encoding DNA-(apurinic or apyrimidinic site) lyase: protein MRLVCWNVNGLRTLRSYAPWDGLPTLEACLEALQADIACFQEVKMTHRQLTYAMCVMEAYDAYYDLHPTKGYAGTATYVRRAVCMPRDAQVGVTGLGQDLDAEGRCVVLDCGLFVLLNVYAPNETDAERLPYKMAFYRALEERVSKLIEEGREVLVVGDMNVVADALDHCEGAHLPPHAARVWFRQWLAPHGALHDVTRRFHPERKNMYTCWSTQLDARRSNYGSRIDYTLATQGLLRWIRYADIQPHVYGSDHCPIYVDLYDHLDGESLADVVRPGTEAPRLAASHQHRHQPRLDLWTVKRAPETRASRRPRPRQTKLDGFVRRPPPLSPSPPPPLPAPEPHPQTSEWSALFTPRAPPLCTVHREPAISRRVTKPGVNHGRTFWMCARPVGPGYAQQAVTPYRCRYFAWDTDVRRRR, encoded by the coding sequence ATGCGTTTGGTGTGTTGGAATGTGAATGGGCTGCGTACGTTGCGGTCTTATGCACCATGGGACGGCCTGCCGACATTAGAGGCGTGTCTAGAGGCGCTTCAGGCGGACATTGCGTGCTTCCAGGAAGTCAAGATGACGCATCGACAGCTGACGTATGCCATGTGTGTCATGGAGGCGTATGACGCGTACTATGACCTGCATCCGACCAAGGGGTATGCGGGGACGGCGACGTATGTGCGGCGTGCGGTGTGTATGCCGCGAGATGCACAAGTGGGCGTCACTGGGCTCGGTCAAGATCTCGATGCTGAAGgccgctgcgtcgtgctggattGTGGCCTGTTTGTGCTGCTCAACGTGTACGCTCCGAACGAGACGGACGCTGAGCGTCTGCCGTACAAGATGGCCTTTTATCGTGCACTTGAGGAGCGCGTGAGCAAGCTCATAGAGGAAGGGCGCGAAGTGTTGGTGGTCGGTGACATGAATGTCGTGGCGGATGCTTTGGACCACTGCGAAGGAGCGCACCTACCGCCACATGCCGCGCGTGTTTGGTTCCGGCAGTGgctggcgccgcatggcgcgctgcacgacgtGACTCGTCGCTTTCATCCTGAGCGCAAGAACATGTATACGTGCTGGAGTACACAGCTGGATGCGCGCCGAAGCAATTACGGCTCGCGTATCGACTATACCCTCGCAACGCAAGGCCTCTTGCGGTGGATTCGGTACGCAGACATCCAGCCCCATGTCTATGGCTCGGACCACTGCCCAATTTATGTGGATTTGTACGATCACCTGGACGGCGAGTCGCTGGCCGACGTGGTCCGGCCCGGTAcagaggcgccgcgcctcgcagcgtcgcaccagcaccgccaccaGCCGCGTTTGGATTTGTGGACGGTAAAGCGAGCCCCTGagacacgcgcgtcgcgacgccCGCGTCCCCGGCAAACGAAGCTCGATGGGTTTGTGCGACGCCCGCCCCCTTTGTCGCcgtcgccaccgccgccgcttcCCGCACCCGAACCACATCCCCAGACATCCGAGTGGTCAGCGCTCTTCACTCCACGAGCACCACCCTTGTGCACCGTCCACCGCGAGCCAGCCAtctcgcgccgcgtcacgaAGCCGGGTGTGAATCACGGACGCACCTTTTGGATGTGCGCGCGGCCCGTGGGGCCGGGGTATGCCCAGCAAGCCGTGACGCCGTACCGCTGCCGCTATTTCGCTTGGGACACAGACGTTAGGCGGCGTCGATAG
- a CDS encoding N6-L-threonylcarbamoyladenine synthase → MLRRSVARQAPRSARTILGIESSCDDSCASVVRSDRTVLSSVVVRQNHQDTQGIHPLHAARGHHRHVPRAIAQALDEAQLTIHDLDGIGVTRGPGMPGCLAVGMTAAKTLAAVHAKPLVYLHHMRAHALTPLLTEAQPPAFPFLTLLVSGGHTMLVLVHSLDRFAILADTLDDSVGNAFDKFARELQLGWQSASGALVEALAAHAQPHEPVLPHILLGTPTFSYSGLRSAAARHIARVGGAAAMSHAAKAALAHDFQVAAFAPLEDKVVRALVPQQRGWQLPGMDPMSIRSVVCSGGVASNQFLRHRLRCALDKHGRSDVALHFPPLSLCVDNAAMIAWAAHLYWHTRTHDMTPHVVAKWPIDAA, encoded by the coding sequence ATGCTTCGCCGTTCGGTGGCGCGACAGGCGCCGCGATCGGCTCGCACGATCCTGGGGATCGAGAGCTCGTGCGACGATTCGTGTGCGTCGGTCGTCCGCTCGGATCGAACCGTTCTCTCGTCCGTCGTGGTGCGCCAGAACCACCAAGACACCCAGGGCATCCACCCGCtgcatgctgcgcgaggACATCACCGGCATGTGCCGCGGGCGATTGCACAGGCcctcgacgaggcgcagctcacgaTCCACGACCTGGATGGCATCGGTGTGACGCGCGGTCCGGGCATGCCTGGCTGCCTGGCGGTAGGCATGACGGCCGCCAAGACTCTcgcggccgtgcacgccaAGCCCCTCGTCTACCTGCACCACATGCGGGCACATGCACTCACGCCGCTTCTGACGGAGGCGCAGCCGCCAGCGTTTCCCTTTCTCACGCTTCTTGTTTCAGGGGGCCACAcgatgctcgtgctcgtgcaTAGCCTCGACCGCTTCGCCATACTGGCAGATACCCTCGACGACTCGGTCGGCAATGCCTTTGACAAGTTTGCACgcgagctgcagctggGATGGCAGAGTGCATCGGGTGCCCTCGTCGAGGCGTTggctgcacacgcacagccCCATGAGCCTGTACTGCCCCACATCCTGCTCGGCACACCCACATTTTCGTACTCGGGACTAcgctcggcggcagcgcggcatATAGCCCGggtcggcggcgcagcagccatGTCTCATGCCGCCAAagcagcgctggcgcaCGACTTCCAGGTCGCTGCCTTTGCACCGCTGGAGGACAAGGTCGTACGCGCGCTCGTGCcccagcagcgcggctGGCAGCTCCCTGGCATGGATCCCATGTCGATTCGGAGTGTCGTATGCAGTGGCGGTGTAGCCTCGAATCAGTTTTTGCGGCACAGGCTGCGgtgcgcgctcgacaagcATGGTCGATCGGACGTGGCCCTGCACTTCCCGCCGCTCTCATTGTGCGTCGACAATGCCGCGATGATCGCATGGGCCGCGCACCTGTACTGGCACACTCGGACGCACGATATGACGCCGCATGTCGTTGCCAAGTGGCCTATCGACGCCGCCTAA
- a CDS encoding ribosomal protein L30p/L7e, translated as MRRMWTRNAVGRWALGSAMRHFHSTTSAWVSTSHYRITLRRSAIGLPRRTGRVVEALGLRKRLQSVYHAQTPVIAGMILAIKELVHVENVRQLAPTSEQEEPIWVNEEGHVVDAGRAARKAPRGFKVVGNLMDEQRDASLRASRS; from the coding sequence ATGCGCAGAATGTGGACACGGAATGCAGTAGGGCGATGGGCTTTGGGTTCTGCAATGCGCCACTTTCACAGCACAACAAGTGCATGGGTCTCTACGTCGCATTATCGCATCACGCTGCGGCGTTCCGCCATTGGACTGCCTCGTCGTACTGGACGCGTAGTGGAGGCCCTTGGTCTGCGCAAGCGACTCCAGAGCGTCTACCATGCTCAGACACCTGTAATTGCCGGAATGATCTTGGCTATCAaggagctcgtgcacgtGGAGAATGTGCGACAGCTGGCACCCACGTCAGAACAGGAAGAGCCGATTTGGGTGAACGAAGAGGGtcatgtcgtcgatgcaggccgagcggcgcgcaaggcgccgcgcggtTTCAAGGTGGTTGGTAACCTTAtggacgagcagcgcgatgcatccctgcgcgcgtcgcgttcATGA
- a CDS encoding 4-hydroxybenzoate polyprenyltransferase, mitochondrial yields MTTSVFAKSLPASVRDAVILSLRRTPPYPSNGHGGDSLRRLVLQRNALGSVMDVQDTGSTRHMSLRKFSAEMSPYASDTRSKQSSVRHAHPPLRKSRSAQDLAVLSVVGDPLASSTHEELLEDMWFERVMEDLSLDDSASHHRPGL; encoded by the coding sequence ATGACCACGTCTGTGTTCGCAAAATCCTTGCCAGCATCCGTCCGCGATGCAGTGATTCTCTCGCTTCGCAGGACACCTCCCTATCCCTCGAATGGGCATGGGGGTGACTCCCTacgacgcctcgtcctTCAGCGGAACGCACTTGGGTCTGTGATGGATGTTCAAGATACTGGTTCGACGCGACACATGTCACTACGGAAATTCTCTGCTGAAATGTCGCCCTATGCATCAGATACTCGATCCAAACAGAGCTCGGTTCGACATGCCCATCCTCCCCTTCGAAAATCGCGCTCTGCACAAGATCTGGCTGTTCTGTCTGTGGTTGGTGATCCCTTAGCCTCGAGCACACACGAAGAGCTCTTAGAGGATATGTGGTTTGAACGTGTTATGGAAGATCTCTCTCTCGATGATAGCGCTTCCCATCATCGACCTGGATTGTGA
- a CDS encoding 4-hydroxybenzoate polyprenyltransferase → MQPIQLSPVGMRSLRPYALLALSTRSPRTALKARHNLPPYSTHYGLTRLFATSVRFHTQDPSSLKSETSPSLPASSQSQPKKFSLRPYMDLMRMGRPIGTYLLYAPCAWSITMAAQYTNAHPNVWLTNLALFAVGAFVMRSAGCVINDMWDAKIDAKVERTKSRPIASGAVSYGQATTLLGLQLSTALAILLQLNTYSIVLGVIALVPVIIYPTMKRYTNMPQIGMGISFTTGSLIGWSAVAGSCYWPAVLPLYASTIIWGIHYDLIYAHQDKVDDKATGVGSMALLFGDEHTKKALTAFSIVWMALLAYAVQAQSPIFPSFFAENGDTLSFQDWFQHTLNTGHPFFAVSWLATAAHVIWQIRTLNMNNPADCWAKFSSNRIVGLIIFLGLAADYLYQRMDGNGQAESAPIKAT, encoded by the coding sequence ATGCAGCCGATTCAATTGAGCCCCGTTGGTATGAGATCCCTGCGCCCATATGCCCTACTAGCCCTCAGCACCAGAAGCCCGCGTACTGCACTGAAAGCACGGCACAACTTACCACCTTATTCTACGCACTATGGGCTGACTCGGCTCTTTGCTACAAGCGTACGTTTTCACACCCAAGACCCTTCTTCCTTGAAGTCTGAGACCTCGCCAAGCCTGCCGGCTTCGTCACAATCGCAACCAAAAAAGTTTAGCCTGCGTCCCTACATGGACCTTATGCGCATGGGTAGACCTATTGGTACTTACCTGCTCTATGCGCCATGTGCCTGGTCGATTACCATGGCAGCACAATATACGAATGCACACCCTAATGTCTGGCTCACGAACCTGGCTCTCTTTGCCGTAGGAGCCTTCGtcatgcgcagcgcaggGTGTGTCATCAACGACATGTGGGACGCCAAAATCGACGCCAAGGTGGAACGGACCAAGTCGCGGCCGATTGCCTCTGGCGCCGTGTCGTACGGACAGGCGACCACCCTACTTGGATTGCAACTCTCTACAGCATTGGCCATTCTTCTTCAGCTGAACACGTATAGCATTGTCCTAGGCGTCATTGCACTTGTCCCGGTCATCATCTATCCAACTATGAAGCGCTACACGAACATGCCTCAAATCGGCATGGGTATTTCGTTTACTACGGGTTCTTTGATTGGATGGTCAGCTGTCGCAGGATCATGCTACTGGCCAGCTGTCCTCCCTCTCTATGCCAGCACCATTATATGGGGCATTCACTATGACCTCATCTACGCACACCAGGACAAGGTGGACGACAAGGCAACGGGTGTTGGGTCGATGGCACTGCTATTTGGTGACGAACACACGAAAAAGGCGCTGACAGCCTTCTCTATTGTCTGGATGGCACTACTCGCCTATGCCGTACAAGCACAGTCGCCTATATTTCCCTCGTTTTTCGCCGAAAATGGCGACACTCTCTCATTCCAGGACTGGTTTCAGCACACTCTTAACACAGGCCACCCGTTCTTCGCTGTTTCATGGCTCGCCACTGCGGCCCATGTCATCTGGCAGATTCGTACGCTGAACATGAACAATCCTGCTGACTGCTGGGCCAAGTTCTCAAGCAACCGGATTGTTGGTCTTATCATCTTCTTGGGTCTGGCTGCTGACTATCTGTATCAACGCATGGATGGGAACGGCCAGGCCGAAAGTGCACCAATCAAGGCGACGTAG
- a CDS encoding chitin deacetylase has protein sequence MQLSAKLLIAASLVASTSATLQNGVHPRHGHLLRRAQEPSNAADMAKIKDSDQPKDCLQYGDDAMTRLLKQKKLPKPSRIASIQEGDDEAKKVWKEIQDSGIIPKDVKQKKGQTGEGGATNMGVDDNGYDSSKDPDCWWTASQCTKPKHNNKGMMPDIYTCPEPSTYGLTFDDGPYCAHNEFYDYLKQKKLKATLFYIGSNVANFPYQAQRGLADGHDICVHTWAHRYTTTLTDEQVFAELFYTARAIKYATGVTPTCWRPPFGDVDDRVRAIAAGLGLRTIIWEDDTNDWKIGEGATKSQVEQNYKNIAGKADKESPIVLAHELNTNTMETFMKMEPTISKAYKHIVPITACQNVTKPYPEDITYPDYNDFINGKTEAKGLPDINSIKTDDNATYKVVALADQKNGYANPGKGSSSGSSNSSNDSKDDSSKSSGSSDSKNDSSDSKNDSSDKGDGDAGFSDLAHVKAGMTAAVAAVTLVVAMAMM, from the coding sequence ATGCAACTGTCTGCTAAGCTCCTCATCGCTGCTTCTCTGGTGGCGAGCACTTCTGCCACGCTCCAAAATGGTGTGCACCCTCGTCACGGCCATCTACTTCGCCGTGCTCAGGAACCCAGCAATGCCGCTGACATGGCCAAGATCAAGGACTCAGATCAGCCAAAGGACTGCCTTCAGTACGGTGATGATGCCATGACCCGTCTGCTCAAGCAAAAGAAACTCCCCAAACCCAGCCGTATTGCCTCGATTCAAGAGGGTGATGATGAGGCCAAGAAGGTCTGGAAGGAGATCCAAGATTCGGGTATCATCCCCAAGGATGTCAAGCAGAAGAAGGGCCAGACCGGTGAAGGTGGTGCGACCAATATGGGTGTGGACGACAATGGCTACGACAGTAGCAAGGACCCCGACTGCTGGTGGACTGCTAGCCAGTGCACGAAGCCCAAGCACAACAACAAGGGCATGATGCCTGACATTTACACTTGCCCTGAGCCTAGCACATACGGTCTCACGTTCGACGATGGTCCCTACTGTGCCCACAACGAGTTCTATGACTACCTCAAGCAAAAGAAGCTGAAGGCCACCCTCTTCTACATTGGTAGCAATGTCGCCAATTTCCCTTACCAGGCCCAGCGCGGTCTGGCCGACGGTCACGACATTTGCGTTCACACTTGGGCTCACCGCTACACCACGACCCTTACGGATGAGCAAGTGTTTGCCGAACTCTTTTACACTGCTCGCGCCATCAAGTACGCCACGGGTGTCACGCCCACGTGCTGGCGTCCACCGTTTGGTGACGTGGATGAccgtgtgcgtgcgattgCTGCTGGTCTTGGTCTCCGCACCATCATTTGGGAGGACGACACGAACGACTGGAAGATTGGCGAAGGTGCAACCAAATCTCAGGTCGAACAGAACTACAAGAATATCGCCGGTAAGGCCGACAAGGAGAGCCCCATCGTTTTGGCCCACGAGCTCAACACGAACACGATGGAGACGTTCATGAAGATGGAGCCCACTATCTCGAAGGCTTACAAGCACATTGTCCCTATCACGGCTTGCCAGAATGTGACAAAGCCGTACCCCGAGGACATTACATACCCTGACTACAATGACTTTATCAATGGCAAGACGGAAGCCAAGGGTCTTCCTGACATTAACAGCATTAAGACAGACGATAACGCTACCTACAAGGTAGTCGCGCTTGCTGATCAGAAGAATGGCTACGCGAACCCCGGTAAgggctcgtcgtcgggTTCATCGAACTCTAGCAATGATTCGAAGGACGACTCGTCGAAGTCGAGTGGATCGTCCGACTCGAAGAATGACTCGTCAGACTCGAAGAATGACTCGTCGGACAAGGGCGACGGAGACGCAGGATTCTCTGACCTGGCCCACGTCAAGGCCGGCATGACCGCTGCTGTTGCCGCCGTCACTCTTGTCGTTGCTATGGCAATGATGTAA